A DNA window from Coffea arabica cultivar ET-39 chromosome 6c, Coffea Arabica ET-39 HiFi, whole genome shotgun sequence contains the following coding sequences:
- the LOC113691924 gene encoding MADS-box protein AGL24 translates to MGSGKKKIEIKKIEKESSRMVTFSKRRKGLFKKVRELQAKIGANVAVIVFSPAGNPYTMGDISLFDNALNKGTGPASGGATFNGFDFKKGGKDANAFCASTSNGLREWLDGIDVDGCAEIEELLHMKEQLLAARERIQGLIR, encoded by the coding sequence ATGGGCTCCGGAAAGAAGAAGATAGaaatcaaaaaaattgaaaaggaaTCATCCCGAATGGTAACATTCTCGAAAAGACGCAAGGGTCTTTTCAAGAAAGTTCGAGAATTGCAAGCCAAAATTGGGGCCAACGTTGCCGTGATTGTCTTCTCGCCGGCCGGGAATCCCTACACGATGGGAGATATATCGTTGTTCGATAATGCTCTGAACAAGGGTACCGGCCCTGCTTCCGGTGGTGCTACATTTAATGGGTTCGATTTCAAGAAAGGTGGGAAGGATGCGAATGCTTTTTGTGCAAGTACCAGCAATGGTTTGAGGGAGTGGTTGGATGGGATAGACGTGGATGGTTGTGCTGAAATCGAGGAATTACTGCACATGAAAGAGCAGTTGCTGGCGGCTAGAGAGAGGATTCAGGGGCTGATTCGATGA
- the LOC113693122 gene encoding MADS-box transcription factor 23-like, with product MGSGKKKIEIKKIEKESSRMVTFSKRRKGLFKKVRELQAKIGANVVVIVFSPAGNPYTIGDVSLFDNALNKGTCPASGGATFNGFDFEKGGKDANAFCASTSNGLREWLNGIDVDGCSEIEKLLHMKEQLLVAGERIQGLIR from the coding sequence ATGGGCTCCGGGAAGAAGAagatagaaataaaaaaaattgaaaaagaatcATCCCGAATGGTAACATTCTCGAAAAGACGCAAGGGTCTTTTCAAGAAAGTTCGAGAATTGCAAGCCAAAATTGGGGCCAACGTTGTCGTGATTGTCTTCTCGCCGGCCGGGAATCCCTACACGATCGGAGATGTATCGTTGTTCGATAATGCTCTGAACAAGGGTACGTGCCCTGCTTCTGGTGGTGCTACATTTAATGGTTTCGATTTCGAGAAAGGTGGGAAGGATGCGAATGCTTTTTGTGCAAGTACGAGCAACGGTTTGCGAGAATGGTTGAATGGGATAGACGTGGATGGTTGTTCCGAAATCGAGAAATTATTGCACATGAAAGAGCAGTTGCTGGTGGCTGGAGAGAGGATTCAGGGGCTGATTCGGTGA